A genome region from Carassius carassius chromosome 23, fCarCar2.1, whole genome shotgun sequence includes the following:
- the LOC132101135 gene encoding zinc finger protein 592-like, with product MGDMKTPDFDDLLAAFDIPDATSLDAKEAIHGNQDEGEGHLKNTDMCMDATVLIPHPVPTTDAPAVSVIVKNTSRQNSYENLVEKESSHLGHLLQNGFKSSAGSLEAHPSSYPRLDNSSVNGDCSRHSKEKIPVLYKNEKVSSLSASMPQFSPISSPESEDIHSNGIDDRPKSAEASYFPSDSLFTSSPLPVLGHHGKPDASSLTCNERHPGSKGLDDLGYVGSPFQEDTVEQISETKSDSIQDCETNLYPTPEMNISSSRPCVKAHISRLSSCLDALAALNAKKNPGGQTNLKDFPVTPKETMKISPKIAISPRSPRSPLEVVKRFAKQPDSPMSICSDSSGKASPVVTAGSPPAIPRVRIKTIKTSSGEIKRTVTSILPDSETEDLTSLFGSSPSQSSVEDAFSKTLPLYHSNDTFSEVIFEDGKQEALKTPLMGSKSSMKSVWNSKKLQTQNNVLALKTTQGGSKQKKDASAQIGSFANTNYLPKALHLANLNLVPHSVAASVTARSSTNRHEPSHLSSSMVCSSVPLVHQVKNVSPNTRAVVPNTAAGTLNRLLNYSNPVPTYVPDLSPPPGTNIKLPLQGYCCLECGDSFGLEKSLAYHYSRRSVHIEVACTHCSKTLVFFNKCALLAHARDHKNKGMVMQCTQLFMKPIAVDQMLAPTKPKQSVNQIHCGNTTSESAKSQVVLPLYPDKVIKHGFKCLDCNKQMSDYTALAGHYQRSTVAEGLMCKVCSVLLPNKCSYRAHQRIHSHKSPYCCPECGALSRSVDIQKHVKENCLHYARRIGYSCLHCEMLFMSLSILKSHIEEKHCEVFYKCTNCPVAFRSSDGCLMHVKNKHGGSEPRHQVIYKCSCETVFKRKQLLYQHFNHRICVFKCPNCTSFFPEKLLLVHHFKTVHGGVFRGEAEQSPKKTETSTLSDKMSPQNLQPRLTKPANEACMKGRESFAAQNSSAGVSLKNAGWTCGECLLWVSDRETYVNHMKTSHGKLVKRHPCRLCEMSFNSPLSLKRHLRSDHDGRKKVNTCWYCTTERMSFTKHSMLKKHISLMHGIKNPDFKQMAKLASQEVVKPTSEKRKRRAEGAHGAAGNKESSCSIPGKRLKPLYRCAKCGFTSEDKVQFQEHLPQHRTDSDAPQCQHCGLCFTSQLALSRHIIIVHKVKEPEKREDFINADTGTGQKHSSDLSDETTPLSGKKTGLSTEDEQSKQAS from the exons ATGGGTGATATGAAGACCCCTGATTTTGATGATCTCTTGGCTGCCTTTGACATCCCTGATGCAACCAGTCTGGATGCCAAAGAGGCCATACATGGGAATCAAGATGAGGGAGAGGGACACCTGAAGAACACGGATATGTGTATGGATGCCACGGTTTTGATCCCTCACCCAGTGCCTACAACCGATGCCCCTGCTGTCAGTGTTATAGTAAAGAACACTAGCCGCCAGAACTCCTATGAAAATCTCGTGGAGAAGGAGAGTTCTCATTTGGGGCACCTTTTACAAAATGGGTTCAAGAGTTCAGCAGGCTCACTGGAGGCACATCCATCCAGCTATCCAAGGCTGGATAACTCTTCTGTCAATGGAGACTGCTCAAGACATTCCAAGGAAAAGATTCCTGTCCTCTACAAGAATGAAAAAGTTTCCTCTCTGTCAGCATCTATGCCTCAGTTCAGCCCTATATCCAGTCCAGAATCTGAAGACATTCATAGCAATGGAATCGATGACCGTCCAAAATCTGCAGAGGCCTCGTACTTCCCATCTGATTCACTCTTTACATCCTCTCCTCTTCCTGTTTTAGGCCATCATGGAAAACCAGATGCGTCCAGCTTGACATGCAATGAAAGACATCCTGGTTCAAAAGGTTTGGATGATCTTGGGTATGTTGGCTCACCTTTTCAAGAGGATACAGTTGAACAAATTTCTGAGACAAAAAGTGACAGCATCCAAGATTGTGAAACAAATCTGTATCCAACTCCTGAGATGAACATTTCTTCTTCCCGTCCATGTGTCAAAGCACACATTTCCAGATTGTCATCTTGCCTTGATGCATTAGCAGCCCTGAATGCTAAAAAGAATCCAGGTGGGCAAACTAATTTAAAGGACTTCCCAGTTACCCCAAAAGAGACCATGAAAattagtccaaaaatagcaataTCGCCAAGGAGCCCAAGAAGTCCTCTGGAGGTGGTGAAACGTTTCGCGAAACAGCCTGACAGCCCAATGAGTATATGCAGTGACAGCAGTGGTAAAGCATCTCCAGTTGTCACTGCTGGCTCGCCTCCAGCCATCCCACGAGTCAGAATAAAGACAATCAAAACCTCATCTGGAGAAATCAAACGCACCGTCACGAGCATATTGCCAGATTCTGAAACAGAAGATCTAACATCACTGTTTGGGTCATCGCCATCACAGTCCTCAGTTGAAGATGCCTTCTCGAAAACATTGCCTTTGTATCATTCAAATGATACTTTTTCagaggtcatttttgaagatGGAAAGCAGGAAGCCTTAAAGACACCTTTAATGGGGAGCAAATCCAGCATGAAATCAGTGTGGAACTCTAAAAAACTTCAAACTCAAAATAATGTTCTTGCTCTAAAGACAACGCAAGGTGGCAGCAAGCAAAAGAAAGATGCTTCTGCTCAGATTGGCTCTTTTGCTAATACAAACTACTTACCGAAGGCATTACACTTAGCAAACTTAAATCTTGTGCCACATAGTGTAGCTGCCTCGGTTACAGCAAGATCTTCCACTAATAGACATGAGCCCTCTCATTTATCATCGTCAATGGTGTGCAGTTCTGTACCATTGGTGCATCAAGTTAAAAATGTGTCTCCAAACACACGAGCTGTTGTTCCAAATACTGCTGCTGGAACTTTAAACAGACTGTTGAATTACTCAAACCCAGTTCCAACATATGTTCCTGACCTGAGTCCACCACCAGGCACCAATATCAAGCTCCCACTACAAGGCTATTGCTGCCTAGAATGTGGAGACTCGTTCGGGCTGGAAAAGAGTCTTGCTTACCATTACAGCCGTAGGAGTGTGCATATTGAAGTCGCGTGCACCCACTGCTCcaaaacattggtgttttttaacAAATGTGCTCTCCTGGCACACGCACGAGATCACAAGAACAAAGGCATGGTGATGCAGTGCACTCAATTGTTTATGAAGCCCATTGCTGTTGACCAGATGTTGGCGCCCACCAAGCCTAAGCAGTCTGTAAATCAGATACATTGTGGGAACACCACCTCAGAGTCGGCCAAAAGCCAAGTGGTATTGCCACTTTATCCTGACAAAGTTATTAAACATGGATTCAAATGTCTGGACTGTAATAAACAGATGTCAGACTACACGGCACTTGCGGGTCACTATCAGAGATCAACGGTGGCTGAGGGTCTG ATGTGCAAGGTTTGCTCAGTGTTGCTACCCAACAAGTGCAGCTACAGGGCCCACCAGCGCATTCACTCACACAAATCTCCTTATTGCTGTCCTGAATGTGGGGCACTCAGTCGCTCAGTGGACATCCAGAAGCATGTGAAAGAGAATTGTCTCCACTATGCCCGTAGAATTGGGTACTC GTGTCTGCATTGTGAAATGCTTTTCATGTCCTTGTCCATCTTGAAGAGTCACATTGAAGAGAAGCATTGTGAGGTCTTCTATAAGTGCACTAACTGTCCTGTAGCCTTCAGATCTTCTGATGGCTGTCTGATGCATGTAAAAAACAAGCATGGTGGCAGTGAACCCAGACATCA GGTGATCTACAAGTGTTCCTGTGAAACAGTCTTTAAGAGGAAGCAGTTGTTGTATCAACATTTTAATCATCGTATATGTGTGTTCAAGTGTCCAAATTGCACTTCATTCTTCCCAGAGAAACTACTTTTGGTGCATCATTTCAAG ACTGTTCATGGTGGAGTTTTCAGAGGTGAAGCAGAACAAAGCCCCAAAAAGACAGAGACATCAACTTTGTCCGACAAAATGTCACCACAAAACCTCCAACCAAGGTTGACCAAACCAGCTAATGAGGCCTGCATGAAGGGAAGAGAGAGTTTTGCTGCACAGAACTCAAGTGCTGGAGTTAGTCTGAAGAACGCTGGTTGGACCTGTGGAGAGTGCCTCCTGTGGGTCTCTGACAGAGAGACCTATGTCAATCACATGAAGACCAGCCATGGCAAG TTGGTAAAAAGGCATCCATGTCGACTATGTGAAATGTCCTTCAATTCACCCTTGAGTCTTAAACGACACCTTCGCAGTGACCACGATGGGAGAAAGAAAGTTAACACATGCTG GTACTGCACAACTGAGAGGATGTCATTCACTAAACACTCAATGCTGAAGAAACACATCAGCTTGATGCATGGAATCAAGAACCCAGATTTCAAGCAGATGGCAAAGCTAGCATCTCAGGAAGTGGTCAAACCCACAAGCGAG aaacggAAAAGAAGAGCAGAGGGGGCTCATGGAGCAGCAGGAAACAAGGAATCATCATGCAGCATCCCTGGCAAGCGACTTAAGCCACTTTATCGCTGTGCCAAATGTGGCTTTACCTCTGAAGACAAGGTCCAGTTTCAGGAGCACTTACCTCAACACAGAACCGACAGTGACGCACCCCAGTGCCAGCACTGCGGCCTTTGTTTCACCTCTCAGTTAGCACTCAGCAGACACATCATTATTGTACACAAGGTCAAAGAACCGGAGAAGCGTGAGGACTTTATCAATGCGGACACGGGGACAGGACAAAAACACTCATCAGACTTGAGCGATGAAACCACACCTCTTTCAGGAAAAAAGACTGGCCTTTCCACAGAGGACGAGCAAAGCAAACAGGCGTCATAA